GGGATTCGCCCGTCCAACCCGAATTGTGTTGAACTCCTCGTCCAAGTTTACAATCGCTTTCTCCATTCTGATTTTGCTCTGATCAATATCCTGCATGTGATGAGCCTCCTTTTATCATGATTTACTTTATAAAGCTTTCAAAGCATCGCGGACAGAATCAGTACAGAACCGTCCCGATTGCTTCTCCTTTTACAGCCTTCAAAATACTCTGCTCTGCCTGCAGGGCAAACAGCTGCGCCGGCATCTGATTTTCCATGCAGAAGGCGGCTGCCGGCAGATCAATCACCTTTAGGTTCTGGCTCAGCAGCTCCTGATAGGACAATCTGTCATACTTTTTAGCATTCGCATTGAGAGCCGGATCGCTGTCATACACACCGTCCACACTCTTGGCCATCAAAATCATCTCGCACTCTGTCTGCACGGCATAAAGCGCTGTCCCCATATCGGTAGAGAAAAACGGATGCCCCGTGCCTCCGGCAAAGAACACAATCTTGCCTTCTTCCAGATCACGCACAGCCTTGTCCTTATTAAAGATCTCGGTATAAAGTCCAATTGCATACGGCGTATAAACGGCTGTTTTCATGCCTTCTGTTTGAAAAATTTCAGAAACATACAGGCAGTTCATCACCGTGCCCAGCATGCCGATCTGATCTGCTTTGACCCGGTCAATGCCCTCTGCGCTGCGGCCGCGCCAAAAATTGCCGCCGCCAATCACAATCGCAATCTGTGTACCCGTCTCCGCTGCTTCCTTTACCTGCTTTGCCACGGCTCTTGTCGTCTCTGCATCCAGTCCAAAGCCTTTTCCGCCGGAAAGCGCTTCTCCGCTCAGCTTGAGTAAAATTCGTCTATACATCGAAAGCTTCCTTTCTGCTTGGTCCCTGTCGTTTTGTTTATTTTAGCATAATTTGACGCATTACGCAAGCTCAGGCTTTCTTTAGGCGCAGCGTTTTGATCTCAAAGGCCCGGAAATCCAGCTCGCAACTTCCTTCGCCCTCCAGCTTCTCCTGCACGTTTTCCAGCATGTCGCACACATATGCCTCATAGCCTGGAAGCGCCCAGCTTAGCTTGGCTGAAACCGCCGCCTTCTGCGCCTCATACAGACGCAAAATCAGATCCTTGCTGCCATCCTCCGCCGGCTTGACCGTCTCCAAAATCACATTGGGCTGGTCCACTGTAAACAGTGAGCCTGTTTGCGCTATGCGCGCCGTGCCCTTTGCTGCAAGCGGCTTCACATTCAGCTCATAGCCCTGGCGCACTGCCGGCGACTGGGCAAAGCTGCCCTCCCATGCCGTAAACGCATAGGTAAAATGATGCATGCGGTTGTCGGCGCGCATCTCCGGGCTGGCCGACGCTGTGAGCAGCGTTAATTCAAGCGCGTTCTCATTAGCGCTCATCCCGTATTTGGCATCATTCAGTACCGCTGCGCCATGGCTGCCGTCGCATAGCGCGCTGTAGCGGTGATTGCATACCTCAAAGCGGTCCTTATCGTAAGCCCGCGAGCGATGCACCGGCCGCTCCACATAGCCGAACTGCATCTCATTATACACCGTATCCGTATAGATCTGGACCGGAAATGCCACCTTCAGCAGGCGGTGCAGCTCCTTCCAGTCAATTTCCGTTTCAAATTCCAGCCGGTCGCTCTCGGCCTGCAGCCGGATCTGCTGTTTATAGGACGAATTGCCAATCCTGCCGCGCACCTCCAGCACGGCCTCCATCCCGCTCTCCTGCAGCACGCTGACCTCGATCTGCTCCGCTCCCGGAAGCTCCTGCAGCACATAATTAGAATCGATATCCCATGCATCAAACAGGCGCGGCACATCCTTGTACAGACGCAGGCGGTTCATGGGCTCAGCTGCCATCTCGCGGTCCGTCCCCGCCAGCCGATACGAAATCACCTCGCCCCGCTCATTGATCAGAGCCTTCAAGCGCCCATTCTCCATCAGATAGCCGCTCTGCGTTTTCGTGACTACCGCCTGATTCATAAGCTGCTTCGCTTCCCGATTCGAAGGCACCAGCGACACCGCGCCGCACGGCGGCAACTTGACCATGACCGCCGCCTTGCCGCCCTTCCTGCCGACAGGCAGCTCTTCGCCATCTGCTGTCTGCACTCCGCCGCTCATCGACTCCGGCAGCTCAAGGATTGCCGTTCTGGGGAAGCTCAAGGAATTAAAGACTGTCATTCCTTCTGCCGGTTCTGCTGTCAGCGCCTTGACGGCTCCTTCCGTCAGCTGCTGTGCTTTCTCGATCATGCTGCCCATTCTTTTTTCGGCTTCCTGATAAATCTCGGCGATGCCGGAACCTGGCAAAATATCATGGAACTGATGCAGCAGCAGCTCCTTCCAGAGCGCATCGGCCTGCTCCAGCGGGTACGGGACCTGCACCGCCTCCTGCGCAATGGCTCCCCAAAACTCCAGCTCCCGCATGGCAAGCTCGGCTCGTCGGTTGTTTTCCTTCACCTTTGCCTGCGCGGTATAGGTCCCTCGGTGCGCACTGAAATAGAGCTCTCCCCGGTAAGTATTCTTCGGGCCACCCGCCGCCTGCATATCTTCAAAAAACTCCTGAGGACCGGCCATTTTCATTTTAACGCCGCCCTCCAGATTTTTTTGCCGCTCTGCATATTCTACATAATCGCGGGCAGGACCTCCGCCTCCGTCGCCGTAGCCATAGGGAAAGAGAAATGCGTCCAGATCCCGCTTTTGCGTTCTCTGATTCCAGATTTTATTGGCTTCTGTGGGGGAGGTATAATAGGTATAGCTTGTCGGCAGGAAGGAGACCACCTTCGAGCCGTCCATGCCCTCCCAGGTAAAGTAGTGATACGGGAACTGCTCGCCCTCGTTATAGGACCAGAAAATCTTTTGCGTCACCAAATAGCGCACGCCGCAGCCTTGCAGGATCTGCGGGAGCGCCGCTGTATATCCAAATGTATCCGGCAGCCACAGCACCTGACTGTCCACATCAAACACTTCTTTATAATACCGTTTTCCATGAAGTAGCTGGCGGATCAGCGCCTCGCCGCTGCTCATATTGGTATCCGGCTCTACCCACATCGCGCCGTCTGCAATCCACTGCCCTGTTTTAGCCGCCTTTAAAATCCGTTCAAAGAGCTCCGGATAATACTGACGGCACATTTCATAAGAGGCCGGCTGACTTTGAATAAATTTATACTCCGGGTACTCTTCGATCAGCCGCAGCTGCGCGGCAAAGGTCCTTGCGGTTTTACGGTAGGTTTCCGCCATCGGCCAGAGCCATGCCAAATCCAAATGCGCGTTGCCAATCGCATAAAATGCCGGCATCGTGCTGCCGTTTTCTGCCTGCATTACAGGCCTGAGCTCCTCTCTGGCTCTTTCATAATCTGCAATGCGCAGCGCCCGCTCCTGCTCAAAATCCACCGTCAGCGTGAACCGCTCCAGCGCCTCTGCGATTTTCGCTGCGCGCAGCGAATTGGGATCGAGCACCTCCAGTAATTTATTCAGCGTATCTACATCCATATACAACTGATATGCAGCTTCATTCCAAATTCCATAGCTGCAGCTGCCTAATACAGCTCTGGAGCCGTCCTGTTTAGGATCCTGATAGCTGCCGGGCAGCACCGGTCCCGTTGCGCAGCCTCCCAAGGGGCTTTCCGGGAAGAAATGTCCGGCATAGGTTTCCAGCATAAGCTCATAAACAGCCCCTGCTTTTCCGCTTCGCGTCAGCGTATTATCCACCATATAATGATGCGGCTCTCTCACCCAGTCCGCCCGAAACGTCCCAAAAGCCTGATCATTAACAAAAATAGTAGATTCTCCTCCGGGATTCAGATTTAAAACAATCCGCTCCCCTTCCGCTGCCTCTGGCAAGGTAATCCGACTCTTCATCCATCCGTATTCGTATTTCTCACCCCACACATAACCGGGCTTTACGGGCACAAAAGACTGCTCCTTTGCCTCCTCCAGCGAAAGCTGCTCCTTCGTCTGATATATAGACCACTCCAGTTCCCCAAGCGGCTGATAAAAATCTTCTTTTAAGGTTTTGAGCCAGTGGCGAAGCCGGCCTGTCCATTCTGCATGCATAATACCCATATGCTACCTCCTCGATTTCAATTATCTGTATGGTAGCATACCCTTTTCTCTTCGTCAATCAATATTTTCCCACATTTTATTATTGATTTTTATGATTATCTGTTGACTTTTGTGGCTTTTTAGTATATGCTACGCCTATTGAAATGGCAAGACTACACCCTAAAAGGAGTATTATATGTTAGCAGAAGAAAGACAGCGCCTCATCCTTCAGCTGCTGCACCGCTGCGGCGAGGTACTCGTCAGCGATTTAGCAGAGCAGCTGCATGTTTCAGACGAAACCATTCGCCGCGATATCAATGCCTTGCAAAACGCCGGCCATGCGCGCCGCGTTCACGGCGGAGCCGTGCTGCCCCGTGAAAATCTGCAGGAAGCAGGCTACTATGAGCGATCGCTCACCAATCCTGACGCCAAGCGGCAAATCGGGGCCATCGCCGCCTCCCTAGTCGAAGATGGCGACAGCATTCTCATCGGTCACGGCGCCACCACCGATACCATTGTCCCCGCGCTCACTGCGCGCCATCTGACCATTGTCACCACCTCCATTGTTTCCCTCAACCTTCTTCTTGCTGCCCTGCAGCAAAAACAGACCGATGCCTCGCTTCTTTTTCTGGGCGGCCGTGTGGACCTTGAAAACCGCTCGGTCCATGGCTCTCTGACGGAGCGGCAGCTTTCTGACCTCTCGATAGACAAGGCCTTTATCGGTGCTACCGCCGTTGATTCCGACGGTGTCCACATGTATCATCAGGATGAAAACGCCCTTTCGCAGGTCATGATCCGGCGCAGCAGCCGCATCTATATTCTCGCGGAACGGGCTAAGCTCGAAAAGCGGGCGCTTTATAAAACCTGTGATCTGGACGAGGTGCATCATCTGATTACAGATACCGCCGGCGGCCTTTCCTCTTCCTTCAAACAGGCTCTTCAGGATGCCGGCATTCATCTTCATTCTGCCAATTAAATAGGAGGATTCTCATAATGAAAACTAAAAAAATAACGAATCGCCATATGGTCTGGCTGCTGTTCTTTCTGTGCTGGTTTGTCTACTTCTCTTCCTATATCGGCAGAAAAAACTTTTCAGCCGTCATGCCGCAGATGATTTTAGAAGGCATTTTAAAGACGTCGCAGGCTGGTACAATCAATACCATTTTCTTTTTATGCTACGGCATCGGCCAGCTCATCAACGGACTGCTGGGCGATCGCATGAATCCATCGCGCATGATTCTATTCGGGTCCCTCACCTCGGCTTTCTGCAATTTAGCAATGGGAAGCTGCAGCAGCTACGGCTGGATGGCTATCATCTGGGCTGTCAACGGCTATGCCCTTTCCATGCTCTGGGCTCCCTTTCTGCGCCTATTTGCAGAAATGCTCACAGAAAAGGACCGCATTAAATACACAGTCAATCTTTCCACTTCCATTTCTATCGGCAACATCACCTCCTATCTTCTTTGTTCTCTCATGGTCTACATATCCGGCTGGCGCATGGCCTTCTATAGCTCCTCTAGCGTTCTTTTTCTTTCCGCCATTTTATGGCCGGTTCTTTATCGCCGCATTGCGGCTCACCAGGCTCAATATGGCATCTATGAAGAGGACTCTGAGCCTGCCGCTGCTGAGGTGCCCGCTTCTACTGCTAAAAAGCTTCCTATCAAGGCACTTATTTTTAGCGCCGCTATTTTGCTCCTGATGGCTGCTTCTATGATGCAGGGCATGCTACGTGATGGCGTAACCTCTTGGGTTCCCTCCTTTATGGTAGAAGGATTTGACGCCAACCCTTCCTTTGCAAGCCTCGTCACAACTGTACTGCCCATTCTTAATCTGCTGGGGCCTTATCTTGGCCATTTTGTCAATCAGAAGCTTTTTCGCAGTGAGATCAATACCTCTGTCTTTTTCTTTCTGCTTTCTGCCCTTGCTTTATTCGCCCTTCTATTATTTGGCAAATCCAGCCTCTTTCTCACGCTCCTCTTCTTTGCGATCGTGACCACCTGCATTGAAGCTGTCAACCTCATGATTATCAGTCTGATCCCTCTTCGCTACAGCCATGTAGGACGAACCGCTACCATGACTGGCATATTAAACTTTTTGACCTATGTCGGCGCCGCGATTTCCACCTTCGGCGTAGGCATTTTGGTAGAGCGCTGGGGCTGGAATTTTGCTCTCACGGCTTGGGGCCTCTTTGCACTGGTTGGTTTACTGCTTTGCCTTATCTGTCGTAAAATTCAGATTCACATTCCTCAATAAATTATAAAAAGAACGCTCCGTCGGCTGGCTTTTTGATATGTGTCCAGTATTCTGGGTACATATCATTTGCCTGCCTGAGCGTTCTTTTTCTATGCGCTTTATTCTGTGCGAACAAGCTCTGACTCAAACATAGATTCTACTGCCTGTTCATACTCGCTTAGCTTCTGTGCTTTTTTTATTTTCTTTGCTGCCTTTTTAGCATCCTCAAAGGCATCTGCCATGTACACCCAAAACTCCTTCATTTTAAAGAGTACCGTACGCTGCCCGGATAATGCCTCCTGATACGCCTGATATAAATCATCATGAAAAGCCTTCAGCTGCATTTTGTCTGCTCTGCCTTCTCCTTTTAACCGCTGCGCCAGATCCGGGTTTCTCAGCAGGCCTCTGCCCAGCATAACCTTGCTTATATCAGACACCTGATTTAAAAGCTTCTCATAATCAGCAGTCGAAAAAATATCTCCATTGTAGCAGAGCTTCTCTTTTTCTTGGTAGCTTTGATAGGCAGATACGAATGCCTCTATATGGGGCTTTCCTTCATAATATTCCTGCTGCACCCTCGGATGAATGATCAGCTCGCTCAGCGGGTACCGCTGATAGATCTTAATGATCTCTGCAAATTCCTCCGGACTGTGCAGGCCAAGCCTTGTTTTAACCGAGATTTTAACCTCTGCCTTTTTAAAAACCGTCTCTAAAAACCGATCCAGCTCCTCCAAATTTCCCAGCTGTCCGGCCCCTCTTCCTTTCGAGACAACGGTGCGGGATGGACATCCCAGATTCAGATTGACTTCCTCATACCCCATCTGGGCCAGCTGACTGCTGGTCTGCAGAAAATCCGGCGCTTGATTCGTCAGCAGCTGGGGGACTGCCTTCATGCCGCCATTGTGCTCCGGCAAAATATCCTTCTTTTCTCTGCTGCTAAAATGGCCATGCTGCTTTGGCTGGATAAAAGGGATAAAATAACGATCGACGCCGCCAAAATGCTTATGAAAGATATTGCGATATAAATATCCGGTAATGCCCTCCAGCGGTGCAAAATAAATGCCAACTTTCCCCATCTCATTCATTGCAGATATGCTTTACGGTATGTTACGCCAAAGGCTGTTGCCAGCTCCTTAAGCTGTTCATCCGAAATCGTATTTTTTAATGGCAGATGGGCAATCTTCATATAGATCTCCGCTGCCTTCTCGGCTGTCTCAATCAAGCCAAAGGTTTCATCCAGATCCGTGCCCGCTCCATAGATCCCATGCTGTGCCCACACAACCAGCCTTGCCGTCTGCATTTTTTCTGCCGTAGCCCTGCCGATCTCATTGGTTCCGCAAAGCATCCACGGAAGCACATTCACGCCATCCGGAAAGACAACGATACATTCCGTACACATCTGCCAAAGTGTACGGGTAAATGCCCTCTCCTCCAAATCATGCACATATGTCATCGCCAATAAATTGGCTGGATGACAGTGCATAATCACACGGTTTTGCGGACTTATCTTTAAGCGTTCGATATGACTCATCAAATGAGCCGGCAGCTCAGAGGTAAACCTGCCTCCATCTGAATATCCCCAGAGCAGCTGTGCCTGTTTCCCATTTTCATCAATTCGAAACAGACCCAAATTGCGCTCCGGATCATACGCTACATTTTTAAAATATTTACCGGTCCCTGTGACCAAAAAATACTTTCCTGCCAGCTGCGGCGCTTCAAAGCCTGTAGGAATCTCCCGGATGACCTGCCGTATGTCCACATATTCCTCGACCTGCTCCTTTTCCAGCAGCAAACTGATATTGCCGCCATTGCGTTCATCCCATCCATGCTGATACATATTGGTAATCGTCCGCACCAGCTCTGTTAAAAAAGGCGCCGTTAAAATATCCTTCATCGCATTTTATCTCCTATTGCTTAAAACATCTCGCTCGTATGCCATGACCTGATCCAGCCATTTTTCATCAGCCGGTACTCCCTGCCTCTGGCAGTACTCTTGCCATATATCTCCAAATGGCAGCGTCTTGGCTTCTTCCATGAGTACCATTTTTTTTGTATAATCGGCTGTATCCTGACATTGCTTCAAAAGTGCATGCGGCTGCAGGAGTGCCCACAGAAGAGCCTTCTGCGCATTTCTCGTTCCCACCACCCAAGCAGCAATCCGATTGATGGATGCATCAAAGAAATCAAGGCCAATGAGCACCTTATCAAGCGCTTCATTCCTTACAATTTCTTTCATAATTTCTTTAATCTCATCATCAAAGAGTACCACATGATCCGAATCCCAGCGTACGCCCCGCGTTACATGAAGCGGCACCTTATCAAAAAAGCAAAGCAGCGCTGATATTTTATCGCTCACCATTTCCGTAGGATGGTAATGTCCGTTATCCAATAGATTGTACACATGCGGATGGCTCATGGCATAGCTCATATAAAACTCATTGGATCCCACTGTATAGCTCTCCACTCCGATTCCAAACACTTTGCTTTCCACACAGTCAATCACATTGGGGCATGATTTGGCAAAGACTTCATCCAGACTTTCCTTTAATCGCATTCTGGGGCCTAGGCGATCGGCAGGAATATCCTTCAATCCATCCGGAATCCATACATTGTTCAGCACCTCATCCCCCAAGGCCTCGCCAATCTGCTGCGCAATCTCCCTGCTTCTGATACAATGCTGCACCCAAAAGCTTCTGATTTTTTCATCCGGACTTGACAAGGTAAACCCATCCTTCACCATCGGATGTGAAAAGCAGGTTGGGTTAAAATCAATGCCAAATCCATTTTCCTTTGCAAATTCCACCCAGGGAACAAAATGGCAATATTTAATTTGGTCCCGGTCCACCCATCCATCCTTTTCAAATACAGCATAGGAAGCATGAAGATTGATTCTTTTCTTTCCCGGAATCAAGCTGGCCGCTTGCAAAAAATCATTCTTTAGTTCTTCAAAATTGCGAGCTCTTCCCGGATAATCCCCCGTTGTCTGAATTCCTCCGGATAATCCGCTGTCAGGCTGATCAAATCCCTGTACATCATCTCCCTGCCAGCAGTGAATGGAAATAGGCTTATTCGCTGCTTTTTGCATTGCTGCCTCAACATCCACATCCAGCCGCTTATACTGCGCCTTTGCCTCTTCAAAGCGTTCCATATTACTCCTCCATTCTGAAGCGCCACAAATCGCCGTGTGCCTCCTAAAAAAATAAAGGAGCGCCGTCCAACCATTGCGCATTGAGCATAAATGATTTTACGACACTCCTCATAATTTAATCAGTTCAATTATTGACCCATCTGCTTTGCAACTTCCTCTGCAAAGTTCTCTTCCTTCTTTTCGATTCCTTCACCGGTCTCATAGCGAATATAGCTCTTAACATCCACCGTAAAGCCTGCTTCTTTAGAAACCTCTTTCAAGTATTTAGCAACGGTCAGCTCATCATTTTTGAAATACACCTGATCCATCAGGCAGATTTCTTTCATTTCTTTAGTTAAACGCCCCTCAACCATCTTCTCAATGATATTCTGAGGCTTATTTTCCTTAGAAGCCTGCTCCAGCAAAATTTCTCTTTCTTTATTTAAGAAATCAGCCGGGATCGCATCGCGATTCACAAACTGAGGATTTAAAGCAGCAATCTGCATAGCCACATTCTTACCTGCTTCTTTAACCGCATCATTGATCTGCTCACAGGTAAGCTCAACCAATACGCCAATGCGTCCGCCGCCATGACTGTAAGACCCTACAAAGCCCTCTGTCTCAATTTTGGCAAACCGGCGGATCTGCAAATTCTCATGGATAACAGCTACCTTCTCAACCAAAGCATCCTGCACGGTTTTAGAAGCATCTTCAATCCAAGCTTCAGCCTTAAACGCCTCCATATCGGAAGCAGAAGATCCCAATGCCTGTGCAGCCACATTGGCAACATAGGTCTGGAACATTTCATTTTTAGCAACAAAATCGGTTTCAGAGTTAACTTCTACAATAGCGCCCTTTTTACCATCCTCGCTTACTTTAAAAGCAACTAAGCCCTCTGCAGCGATACGGCCAGCCTTCTTTGCTGCCATGGCCAATCCGCTCTTACGCAGAATCTCTACTGCAGCATCCATATCTCCATCGGCTTCCGTCAATGCCTTTTTACAATCCATCATGCCGGCATTGGTTAATTCTCTCAGATCTTTTACCATCTTTGCGGTAATTGCTGCCATTATTCGTTCTCCTCCTCTGCTACTTCTTCCGTCTCTTCTTCTGCCTGCTCTTCCTGTACTTCCTCTTCAGATACTTCTGCCTCTTCGGCCTCTTCTTCTGCTAACGTAGTCTGCTCGCCCTGATTTGCCTCAATGACAGCATCGGCTACCATACCGGCAATCAGCTTAACGGCACGAATGGCATCATCATTACCCGGAATCACAAAATCAATCTCTTCCGGATCACAGTTTGTATCCACAATACCCACGGTAGGAATTCCTAAAATATGCGCTTCCTGAATTGCAATTCTTTCCTTGCGGGGATCCACAATGAAAATCAATTCCGGCAGCTCCAGCATATCGCGAATACCATTCAGATTCTTCTGCAGTTTTTCCAATTCGCCCTTCAGAATCATAACTTCCTTCTTAGGCAGAACTTCAAACATGCCTTCCTCTTCCATTTTTTCCAATTCAACCATACGGGCAACACGGCTGCGAATGGTCTTGAAGTTGGTCAGCATACCGCCGAGCCAACGATTATTTACATAATACATACCACAGCGCTCAGCCTCTGTTTTCATGGTTTCCTGAGCCTGCTTCTTAGTACCTACAAATAAAACCTTACCGCCTTCAGCAGCAATCTCTTTGACTGCCGCATAAGCCTCATCTACCTTGCGGCTTGTCTTCTGCAGATCAATGATATAAATCCCATTTCTCTCCGTAAAGATATAAGGAGCCATCTTGGGGTTCCATCTTCTGGTCTGATGACCAAAATGCACGCCTGCTTCCAGCAGCTGTTTCATAGAAATTACACTCATTGTAATACCTCCATTTGGTTTTTCCTCCATAGCCTTTCCCAGTCTGCAACCGTTTGAAACGGCACCGTGCAGCCCTCCCGGCTATGTGTGGATTATTTTCTCAATCACATATTTTATCACACATATCTGAGTCTGTAAAGCCTTTTCATACATTTTCTTCTAAAGCTTTTTTCAGCTTGTTTAATGCCCGCCGATGCAAAATATATATCCGTTTAGGATTGATTTGGTTTTCCTTTGCAAAGCTTTTCAGCGATTTTTGCTGAAAATAATATTCCAGCACTAAGCGTCTCTCTAGCTCATCCAGCTTCTGAAATGCCAGCTGCAAGCACCGCTTCTCTTCCCAGCTTTCTATGCTGGACTCTTCCTGTACGCAGAGCCTCTCTGTTTCTGTCAGGCTCTCACTATAAACCACCGAGGTTAGCGCAAGGCGCTGCCAAGCCTGTTCTGTTGCTGGTTTAAGCTGAAGATATTCTGCAATTTCACCGCTCTCTGCTTCCGTGCCCTTTTGCTCTTCTAGGTACTCCTGTGCCTTCTTCCATTTTTGAATATCCCTGACCTGACTTCGGTTTAACCAATGATACTCCATAATCCCGTCCAGCATGGCACCTCGGATACGAATACTGG
This sequence is a window from Lachnospiraceae bacterium. Protein-coding genes within it:
- the pyrH gene encoding UMP kinase; this translates as MYRRILLKLSGEALSGGKGFGLDAETTRAVAKQVKEAAETGTQIAIVIGGGNFWRGRSAEGIDRVKADQIGMLGTVMNCLYVSEIFQTEGMKTAVYTPYAIGLYTEIFNKDKAVRDLEEGKIVFFAGGTGHPFFSTDMGTALYAVQTECEMILMAKSVDGVYDSDPALNANAKKYDRLSYQELLSQNLKVIDLPAAAFCMENQMPAQLFALQAEQSILKAVKGEAIGTVLY
- a CDS encoding alpha-mannosidase; this translates as MGIMHAEWTGRLRHWLKTLKEDFYQPLGELEWSIYQTKEQLSLEEAKEQSFVPVKPGYVWGEKYEYGWMKSRITLPEAAEGERIVLNLNPGGESTIFVNDQAFGTFRADWVREPHHYMVDNTLTRSGKAGAVYELMLETYAGHFFPESPLGGCATGPVLPGSYQDPKQDGSRAVLGSCSYGIWNEAAYQLYMDVDTLNKLLEVLDPNSLRAAKIAEALERFTLTVDFEQERALRIADYERAREELRPVMQAENGSTMPAFYAIGNAHLDLAWLWPMAETYRKTARTFAAQLRLIEEYPEYKFIQSQPASYEMCRQYYPELFERILKAAKTGQWIADGAMWVEPDTNMSSGEALIRQLLHGKRYYKEVFDVDSQVLWLPDTFGYTAALPQILQGCGVRYLVTQKIFWSYNEGEQFPYHYFTWEGMDGSKVVSFLPTSYTYYTSPTEANKIWNQRTQKRDLDAFLFPYGYGDGGGGPARDYVEYAERQKNLEGGVKMKMAGPQEFFEDMQAAGGPKNTYRGELYFSAHRGTYTAQAKVKENNRRAELAMRELEFWGAIAQEAVQVPYPLEQADALWKELLLHQFHDILPGSGIAEIYQEAEKRMGSMIEKAQQLTEGAVKALTAEPAEGMTVFNSLSFPRTAILELPESMSGGVQTADGEELPVGRKGGKAAVMVKLPPCGAVSLVPSNREAKQLMNQAVVTKTQSGYLMENGRLKALINERGEVISYRLAGTDREMAAEPMNRLRLYKDVPRLFDAWDIDSNYVLQELPGAEQIEVSVLQESGMEAVLEVRGRIGNSSYKQQIRLQAESDRLEFETEIDWKELHRLLKVAFPVQIYTDTVYNEMQFGYVERPVHRSRAYDKDRFEVCNHRYSALCDGSHGAAVLNDAKYGMSANENALELTLLTASASPEMRADNRMHHFTYAFTAWEGSFAQSPAVRQGYELNVKPLAAKGTARIAQTGSLFTVDQPNVILETVKPAEDGSKDLILRLYEAQKAAVSAKLSWALPGYEAYVCDMLENVQEKLEGEGSCELDFRAFEIKTLRLKKA
- a CDS encoding DeoR/GlpR transcriptional regulator; translation: MLAEERQRLILQLLHRCGEVLVSDLAEQLHVSDETIRRDINALQNAGHARRVHGGAVLPRENLQEAGYYERSLTNPDAKRQIGAIAASLVEDGDSILIGHGATTDTIVPALTARHLTIVTTSIVSLNLLLAALQQKQTDASLLFLGGRVDLENRSVHGSLTERQLSDLSIDKAFIGATAVDSDGVHMYHQDENALSQVMIRRSSRIYILAERAKLEKRALYKTCDLDEVHHLITDTAGGLSSSFKQALQDAGIHLHSAN
- a CDS encoding MFS transporter, with protein sequence MKTKKITNRHMVWLLFFLCWFVYFSSYIGRKNFSAVMPQMILEGILKTSQAGTINTIFFLCYGIGQLINGLLGDRMNPSRMILFGSLTSAFCNLAMGSCSSYGWMAIIWAVNGYALSMLWAPFLRLFAEMLTEKDRIKYTVNLSTSISIGNITSYLLCSLMVYISGWRMAFYSSSSVLFLSAILWPVLYRRIAAHQAQYGIYEEDSEPAAAEVPASTAKKLPIKALIFSAAILLLMAASMMQGMLRDGVTSWVPSFMVEGFDANPSFASLVTTVLPILNLLGPYLGHFVNQKLFRSEINTSVFFFLLSALALFALLLFGKSSLFLTLLFFAIVTTCIEAVNLMIISLIPLRYSHVGRTATMTGILNFLTYVGAAISTFGVGILVERWGWNFALTAWGLFALVGLLLCLICRKIQIHIPQ
- a CDS encoding tRNA-dihydrouridine synthase family protein, giving the protein MGKVGIYFAPLEGITGYLYRNIFHKHFGGVDRYFIPFIQPKQHGHFSSREKKDILPEHNGGMKAVPQLLTNQAPDFLQTSSQLAQMGYEEVNLNLGCPSRTVVSKGRGAGQLGNLEELDRFLETVFKKAEVKISVKTRLGLHSPEEFAEIIKIYQRYPLSELIIHPRVQQEYYEGKPHIEAFVSAYQSYQEKEKLCYNGDIFSTADYEKLLNQVSDISKVMLGRGLLRNPDLAQRLKGEGRADKMQLKAFHDDLYQAYQEALSGQRTVLFKMKEFWVYMADAFEDAKKAAKKIKKAQKLSEYEQAVESMFESELVRTE
- the rhaD gene encoding rhamnulose-1-phosphate aldolase — its product is MKDILTAPFLTELVRTITNMYQHGWDERNGGNISLLLEKEQVEEYVDIRQVIREIPTGFEAPQLAGKYFLVTGTGKYFKNVAYDPERNLGLFRIDENGKQAQLLWGYSDGGRFTSELPAHLMSHIERLKISPQNRVIMHCHPANLLAMTYVHDLEERAFTRTLWQMCTECIVVFPDGVNVLPWMLCGTNEIGRATAEKMQTARLVVWAQHGIYGAGTDLDETFGLIETAEKAAEIYMKIAHLPLKNTISDEQLKELATAFGVTYRKAYLQ
- a CDS encoding L-rhamnose isomerase, with protein sequence MERFEEAKAQYKRLDVDVEAAMQKAANKPISIHCWQGDDVQGFDQPDSGLSGGIQTTGDYPGRARNFEELKNDFLQAASLIPGKKRINLHASYAVFEKDGWVDRDQIKYCHFVPWVEFAKENGFGIDFNPTCFSHPMVKDGFTLSSPDEKIRSFWVQHCIRSREIAQQIGEALGDEVLNNVWIPDGLKDIPADRLGPRMRLKESLDEVFAKSCPNVIDCVESKVFGIGVESYTVGSNEFYMSYAMSHPHVYNLLDNGHYHPTEMVSDKISALLCFFDKVPLHVTRGVRWDSDHVVLFDDEIKEIMKEIVRNEALDKVLIGLDFFDASINRIAAWVVGTRNAQKALLWALLQPHALLKQCQDTADYTKKMVLMEEAKTLPFGDIWQEYCQRQGVPADEKWLDQVMAYERDVLSNRR
- a CDS encoding elongation factor Ts; amino-acid sequence: MAAITAKMVKDLRELTNAGMMDCKKALTEADGDMDAAVEILRKSGLAMAAKKAGRIAAEGLVAFKVSEDGKKGAIVEVNSETDFVAKNEMFQTYVANVAAQALGSSASDMEAFKAEAWIEDASKTVQDALVEKVAVIHENLQIRRFAKIETEGFVGSYSHGGGRIGVLVELTCEQINDAVKEAGKNVAMQIAALNPQFVNRDAIPADFLNKEREILLEQASKENKPQNIIEKMVEGRLTKEMKEICLMDQVYFKNDELTVAKYLKEVSKEAGFTVDVKSYIRYETGEGIEKKEENFAEEVAKQMGQ
- the rpsB gene encoding 30S ribosomal protein S2, yielding MSVISMKQLLEAGVHFGHQTRRWNPKMAPYIFTERNGIYIIDLQKTSRKVDEAYAAVKEIAAEGGKVLFVGTKKQAQETMKTEAERCGMYYVNNRWLGGMLTNFKTIRSRVARMVELEKMEEEGMFEVLPKKEVMILKGELEKLQKNLNGIRDMLELPELIFIVDPRKERIAIQEAHILGIPTVGIVDTNCDPEEIDFVIPGNDDAIRAVKLIAGMVADAVIEANQGEQTTLAEEEAEEAEVSEEEVQEEQAEEETEEVAEEENE